In Dysidea avara chromosome 3, odDysAvar1.4, whole genome shotgun sequence, a single window of DNA contains:
- the LOC136249548 gene encoding uncharacterized protein, producing the protein MYGNLQSEKFTLQNCTFDSNHARRHPLNVNNTRPSDYQPFGTGGGIFIRLSNASCGNVEIIKCQFTNNTALVRGGGIYISFWGYSNNNFIIIRNSSFDNNYCNDTGGAISLNSFPSGYDNFISITNCNFTRNMAEVSSGAFVYQLSNGLVDIVTNRIEIKCNNCRSVFKDNFASSVSAASFLAFFYRTFDGNSAFNNTSQLKRNIFSAVFTEILLVFKGVNQFTNNKGGGVTIVKERIDLHNVVIFENNFVVDGKGGGLKAEGKSFIQLFSGTNVTFRNNTAFIGGGIAVPNSAIYDDSNVAVRYSNAHCFLQYQMLGQEDLNPEQWNVRLIVH; encoded by the exons ATGTATGGGAATTTACAATCTGAAAAGTTTACTCTACAGAATTGTACTTTTGATAGCAATCATGCAAGAAGACATCCTTTGAATGTTAATAACACTAGACCCAGTGACTATCAACCATTTGGTACTGGTGGGGGAATATTTATCAGACTTTCTAATGCTTCTTGTGGTAATGTTGAAATCATAAAGTGCCAGTTTACCAACAACACAGCCCTGGTTCGTGGTGGAGGTATTTATATATCATTCTGGGGATATTCTAACaacaattttattattataagGAATTCCTCATTTGACAATAACTACTGTAATGACACTGGAGGTGCTATTAGTTTGAACAGCTTCCCTTCAGGTTATGATAACTTCATTAGTATAACAAATTGTAACTTTACCAGAAATATGGCTGAAGTTAGTTCTGGTGCATTTGTATATCAACTTAGTAATGGATTAGTAGATATAGTAACTAACAGAATTGAGATTAAATG TAACAATTGCAGGTCTGTATTTAAAGACAATTTTGCCTCATCAGTATCTGCAGCAAGTTTCCTAGCA ttttTTTACAGGACATTTGATGGAAATTCTGCATTTAATAACACCTCACAATTGAAGAGAAACATCTTCAGTGCAGTATTTACAGAGATACTACTTGTATTCAAGGGAGTCAACCAGTTCACCAACAACAAGGGTGGTGGTGTTACTATTGTTAAAGAGAGAATTGATTTACATAATGTTGTAATATTTGAAAATAATTTTGTCGTGGATGGCAAAGGTGGCGGATTAAAAGCAGAAGGCAAATCATTT ATTCAGCTATTCTCCGGCACTAATGTAACATTCAGGAATAACACTGCCTTTATTGGAGGAGGTATTGCAGTGCCCAATTCAGCTATATACGATGAttctaatgtagcagtaagaTACAGCAATGCCCATTGCTTTCTGCAGTACCAAATGTTGGGACAAGAAGACTTAAATCCAGAGCAGTGGAATGTACGGTTAATAGTACACTAA
- the LOC136249547 gene encoding uncharacterized protein isoform X1 yields MCICSSYKSNSTIQSLPLFNRSLFTLPQFSYSGNVINGQSFVGNNPTFFSGTSDLKLTINLQHEMFTLCEIFELSVQSFDQSGNKRSGLFQVNSGDTVTCNNQISRIYSVENSGSVYATVCDVDLSAHCDSYSSNYPTNITQTLTYAIIDEITGDLLPEQHLAVNISCCHTGYVYDESQRKCVFDTSHSIFVAESLDRRYVYIKTRFFGQHLEDNQFFSAVVPSSYYKCHIEPGSTIRAGCLFKFDHPYEQCLGNRTGFLCGRCPPPKGLTLNLRECQICNTLNIVIFILVCILIVAISFVIMTFDIGLPNKLRGFLFFAQIVSIVYQRNGKGGIDLDYHLARQLGISLYLPICLSRNMDALSVTLLGLCFPLMMFMTIIIFIFLAQHIRYLGHHQSINGIWLLIFLMYVFTTRTSFDLIRCVPTYDINDNFKEFRFFYDGSIKCFQGKHLFYMFISLLLILTVVIPGPCAVALISYRHFTKIIPFRDVATKGIKIQYRWWSAYDFLRRTVFILIVIFEGYLYEYHQLILTFISLVCLIITARLHPYEDSWSNLIESLVLLDLLLIAGYFLNDHSSESVIPEFEDAFAIILLVIPFAYGILYIITSVIRKIWYKYRYRHWQELDDSFIIVPSPEDNEDQEYNGYRDELLAMDSID; encoded by the exons ATGTGCATATGTTCCTCATACAAAAGTAAttcaactatccaatcactgccATTGTTTAACCGGTCATTATTTACACTCCCACAATTTTCATATAG tgGAAATGTGATTAATGGACAGTCATTTGTTGGGAATAACCCTACATTTTTCTCAGGTACCAGTGATTTAAAACTTACAATCAACTTACAA CATGAGATGTTCACTCTTTGTGAAATATTTGAACTTTCAGTACAAAGTTTTGACCAGAGTGGTAACAAACGTAGTGGTCTATTCCAAGTAAACTCTGGTGATACAGTA ACATGCAACAACCAAATAAGCAGGATTTATTCTGTGGAGAATAGTGGATCGGTTTATGCTACTGTCTGTGATGTAGACCTGTCTGCTCATTGTGATAGCTACTCTAGCAATTATCCAACTAATATCACACAAACTTTGACATATGCTATTATAGATGAAATCACAGGAGATCTT CTTCCAGAACAACACTTAGCAGTCAATATCAGTTGTTGTCATACTGGATATGTGTATGATGAATCACAAAGGAAGTGCGTATTTGATACATCCCAtagtatctttgtagctgaaagttTGGATAGAAGATATGTGTATATTAAG ACCAGGTTTTTTGGACAACACTTGGAAGACAACCAATTCTTCAGTGCTGTTGTACCATCTTCTTACTATAAATGTCACATAGAACCTGGCAGTACTATAAGGGCAGGCTGTCTCTTTAAGTTTGACCATCCCTATGAGCAATGCTTAGGAAACAGAACTG GTTTTCTTTGTGGGCGCTGCCCTCCGCCCAAGGGACTCACCTTAAACTTACGAGAATGCCAGATATGTAACACATTAAATATAGTTATTTTCATCTTGGTTT GCATTCTAATTGTTGCAATATCTTTTGTCATTATGACATTTGACATTGGTCTTCCTAACAAACTGAGAGGCTTCTTATTTTTTGCTCAG ATAGTAAGCATTGTGTATCAACGTAATGGCAAAGGAGGAATTGATCTG GATTATCATCTTGCAAGACAACTTGGCATCAGCTTGTATTTACCAATTTGTTTATCAAGGAATATGGATGCTCTCAGTGTTACTTTACTTGGTCTTTGTTTTCCTCTGATGATGTTTATGACAATAATCATTTTTATATTTCT GGCTCAACATATTCGCTACCTTGGTCATCATCAATCAATTAATGGTATTtggttattaatatttttaatgTATGTGTTCACCACGAGGACAAGTTTTGACCTGATAAGATGTGTTCCTACATATGATATTAATGATAACTTCAAA GAGTTTAGGTTCTTCTATGATGGTTCAATCAAGTGTTTTCAAGGGAAACATCTTTTCTATATGTTCATCTCTTTACTGCTAATCCTCACTGTTGTTATTCCTGGTCCATGTGCTGTAGCTTTAATAAGTTACAGACATTTTACT AAGATTATTCCATTTCGTGATGTGGCTACTAAGGGCATTAAAATTCAATATCGATGGTGGAGTGCATATGATTTTTTAAGAAGGACGGTTTTCATTTTGATAGTTATTTTTGAAGGCTATCTTTATGAATATCATCAG TTGATTCTGACATTTATATCTCTGGTGTGTCTCATTATCACTGCAAGACTTCATCCTTATGAAGACTCCTGGAGCAATCTAATTGAGAGTTTAGTATTGCTTGACCTACTACTAATAGCTGGCTACTTCCTCAATGATCACTCATCCGAATCGGTCATACCAGAATTCGAAGATGCTTTTGCAATAATTTTACTAGTTATTCCATTTGCTTATGGCATCTTATACATTATCACATCTGTCATCAGAAAGATTTG GTACAAGTATAGATATCGTCACTGGCAAGAATTAGATGATAGTTTTATCATTGTACCTTCACCAGAAGATAATGAAGACCAAGAATACAATGGATATAGGGATGAGCTGCTTGCCATGGACAGCATTGATTAG
- the LOC136249547 gene encoding uncharacterized protein isoform X2, which translates to MCICSSYKSNSTIQSLPLFNRSLFTLPQFSYSGNVINGQSFVGNNPTFFSGTSDLKLTINLQHEMFTLCEIFELSVQSFDQSGNKRSGLFQVNSGDTVTCNNQISRIYSVENSGSVYATVCDVDLSAHCDSYSSNYPTNITQTLTYAIIDEITGDLLPEQHLAVNISCCHTGYVYDESQRKCVFDTSHSIFVAESLDRRYVYIKTRFFGQHLEDNQFFSAVVPSSYYKCHIEPGSTIRAGCLFKFDHPYEQCLGNRTGFLCGRCPPPKGLTLNLRECQICNTLNIVIFILVCILIVAISFVIMTFDIGLPNKLRGFLFFAQIVSIVYQRNGKGGIDLDYHLARQLGISLYLPICLSRNMDALSVTLLGLCFPLMMFMTIIIFIFLAQHIRYLGHHQSINGIWLLIFLMYVFTTRTSFDLIRCVPTYDINDNFKEFRFFYDGSIKCFQGKHLFYMFISLLLILTVVIPGPCAVALISYRHFTIIPFRDVATKGIKIQYRWWSAYDFLRRTVFILIVIFEGYLYEYHQLILTFISLVCLIITARLHPYEDSWSNLIESLVLLDLLLIAGYFLNDHSSESVIPEFEDAFAIILLVIPFAYGILYIITSVIRKIWYKYRYRHWQELDDSFIIVPSPEDNEDQEYNGYRDELLAMDSID; encoded by the exons ATGTGCATATGTTCCTCATACAAAAGTAAttcaactatccaatcactgccATTGTTTAACCGGTCATTATTTACACTCCCACAATTTTCATATAG tgGAAATGTGATTAATGGACAGTCATTTGTTGGGAATAACCCTACATTTTTCTCAGGTACCAGTGATTTAAAACTTACAATCAACTTACAA CATGAGATGTTCACTCTTTGTGAAATATTTGAACTTTCAGTACAAAGTTTTGACCAGAGTGGTAACAAACGTAGTGGTCTATTCCAAGTAAACTCTGGTGATACAGTA ACATGCAACAACCAAATAAGCAGGATTTATTCTGTGGAGAATAGTGGATCGGTTTATGCTACTGTCTGTGATGTAGACCTGTCTGCTCATTGTGATAGCTACTCTAGCAATTATCCAACTAATATCACACAAACTTTGACATATGCTATTATAGATGAAATCACAGGAGATCTT CTTCCAGAACAACACTTAGCAGTCAATATCAGTTGTTGTCATACTGGATATGTGTATGATGAATCACAAAGGAAGTGCGTATTTGATACATCCCAtagtatctttgtagctgaaagttTGGATAGAAGATATGTGTATATTAAG ACCAGGTTTTTTGGACAACACTTGGAAGACAACCAATTCTTCAGTGCTGTTGTACCATCTTCTTACTATAAATGTCACATAGAACCTGGCAGTACTATAAGGGCAGGCTGTCTCTTTAAGTTTGACCATCCCTATGAGCAATGCTTAGGAAACAGAACTG GTTTTCTTTGTGGGCGCTGCCCTCCGCCCAAGGGACTCACCTTAAACTTACGAGAATGCCAGATATGTAACACATTAAATATAGTTATTTTCATCTTGGTTT GCATTCTAATTGTTGCAATATCTTTTGTCATTATGACATTTGACATTGGTCTTCCTAACAAACTGAGAGGCTTCTTATTTTTTGCTCAG ATAGTAAGCATTGTGTATCAACGTAATGGCAAAGGAGGAATTGATCTG GATTATCATCTTGCAAGACAACTTGGCATCAGCTTGTATTTACCAATTTGTTTATCAAGGAATATGGATGCTCTCAGTGTTACTTTACTTGGTCTTTGTTTTCCTCTGATGATGTTTATGACAATAATCATTTTTATATTTCT GGCTCAACATATTCGCTACCTTGGTCATCATCAATCAATTAATGGTATTtggttattaatatttttaatgTATGTGTTCACCACGAGGACAAGTTTTGACCTGATAAGATGTGTTCCTACATATGATATTAATGATAACTTCAAA GAGTTTAGGTTCTTCTATGATGGTTCAATCAAGTGTTTTCAAGGGAAACATCTTTTCTATATGTTCATCTCTTTACTGCTAATCCTCACTGTTGTTATTCCTGGTCCATGTGCTGTAGCTTTAATAAGTTACAGACATTTTACT ATTATTCCATTTCGTGATGTGGCTACTAAGGGCATTAAAATTCAATATCGATGGTGGAGTGCATATGATTTTTTAAGAAGGACGGTTTTCATTTTGATAGTTATTTTTGAAGGCTATCTTTATGAATATCATCAG TTGATTCTGACATTTATATCTCTGGTGTGTCTCATTATCACTGCAAGACTTCATCCTTATGAAGACTCCTGGAGCAATCTAATTGAGAGTTTAGTATTGCTTGACCTACTACTAATAGCTGGCTACTTCCTCAATGATCACTCATCCGAATCGGTCATACCAGAATTCGAAGATGCTTTTGCAATAATTTTACTAGTTATTCCATTTGCTTATGGCATCTTATACATTATCACATCTGTCATCAGAAAGATTTG GTACAAGTATAGATATCGTCACTGGCAAGAATTAGATGATAGTTTTATCATTGTACCTTCACCAGAAGATAATGAAGACCAAGAATACAATGGATATAGGGATGAGCTGCTTGCCATGGACAGCATTGATTAG